The Paenibacillus sp. FSL R7-0345 DNA segment AATCAATGAGTACTGGCTGCATGCCGATGTGGAGCGTACGGAGCAGATGATTCAGTTCTACGAGGATCTGTTTGAGCTGCTGAATGAAGAGAACAGCCGGATTTACGGGGTGTTTACGGAGATTCTGAGCGCGCTCAGCACGATTTTTGAGAAGAACGGCAATATTCTGCTGAACGGTGATGAGCAGACCGACCACCGCGGCAACAAAACCTACTACTGGAATATCGTCAATGTGCCGGATATTGCGGCGAACATCTCCAAGCTGATGGACCAGAAGGACGGCGACGACCTGATCCGTGATTTTGCCCGCGAAATGCTGAAGCATTCCGGCCGCTGGGTGAGAGAGCAGGAGATTGATATCGTCCGTTCGATTTCCGAGTTCCTGACCGACAAGTTCGGCGATCTGATTACCCGTTCGATGGAAGACTTCCTTGTGATGAAGTACGGCCGCGAGGAGCCGCTGGACAAATTTGTGGAGCGGATTATTGCCGGAAGGCTGGATGAGGATGCAGTGCCGATTTTCCATCTCAGCAACAGCTCGGGCAGCCTGCACTTCCCGTCATGGGGCTTCGTCTCCGTGCCGGTTAAAGCACCGGGTATCCTGAAGGGGATCCGGAATTACCAGAACAATGCGCTCGGCAAATCGCAGTTTACGATTAAAGAGAGCGAGGTTAAGAACCGGATTTTCTGGCTTAACACCCGGAACGGCGTGCCGCTCTTTGTCTATACTCCGCTAAGAGTATATGAAGAAAACTACGAACGCACCATCCTGGATAAGGAAGGGATCGGCCGCCATCTGGTGATGACCGACAAGAACAACTGGACCTATCTGCCGTCTCCGATTCCAGAGAAGTCCTGGGGCGATACCTATATGAATGCCCGTGTGCGTGAGTACAATGCCAGAGTCCGGGCTGATTTTGAGCGGGCGTTGGCGTCCGGGGTTATTATCGAAAAAGGTCTGGATGAAAATACGAGCAGCCGCTACTCGGTGATATTCACCAAACCGTTTGATATCGATAAGCTGCTGAGCGGCTATGATCTGCAGCTTGGGTCTTCCCGTCCGAACCTTGGTGAAGTGAAGAAGGCGGCTGATGAGCTGCGGTCGCTGCGCGAGAACGGACTGGAGCGCGAAAGCGTGAAGGATATTTTCGGCAGCATTAACAAAGAGATGGCTCAGGAAAACCTGATCCGTTCGCCGCAGCTGATTGCCCGTGTGCGTGAAGAGCTGGTTAAATATGATTCACTGGCAGCCAAGGCTGCCGAGCTGGATGCGCTGCTGCGTCAGTACCTTGATGAAGATAAATGGCTGGACCAGTTCATTGAAGCCCTCTACACCGACACCATTGTCAAAAAAGGTGCACTTTACGTCTACGACCGCGACGAGGAAGAAGATGCCTGGGAGCCGTTCGCTAATTTAATGAAGGAACGCAGCTATGTGGAATATGCCGTATACCGTCATTTCCGTGCGCTGGATGAGAAGAGCCGCAGTGTGCTGCTGCGCAAAGCGGCCCGCCGTTCCGGAGAAATGACCGCAGCTGAAGATGTAACCCCGCTGCTCTATAAGCTGGAAGGGCTGTATGTCTCCTTCCTGGAAGCGCGTGACAGTCTGGAATATGAGCGGGTAGAGCATGCCGACGGCGATGAAATGTACGGCTTCTACAAGAGTCTGACCGGCAAGCTGGCCAGCATCCGCAGAAAGCTGAAGTAAGCCTATGATTAGAACAGAAGCACTGGTCTATGCAGAACGATATGCGGCGCAGGAAGAGGCGCTGCACAGCAAGGGGGATGGACGCAGCAGCATCCATTACCCCGCCCTGTTTCTGTTCCTTGGTGACAAGGTATCGGCAGCGATTGAGCCGGTGCTTATGCGCTGTGAGCGGAAATGGGATAATGCCGCAGGAGTGCTGGCGCTGCATGCCGGCGCAGGCCGGGATAGTAAAGAGCAGCGGCCGTCTGGGAGTACAGATTGGGAGCATAAAGAACAGCAGCCGTCTGGCAGTGCGGGCCGGGATCATAAAGAGCAGCAGTCCGCCGGCGGCAGCCGGGAACGGGTGATGACGATGGCCCTGCCGGATGCGGCAGGGCGTGATCCCCGTACAGTGCGCAAGGACGTCTACCGGGAATTTCATGAGGACGGCCGTTATCTGGCGGGGATGAACCGGACGCTCCGGCGGATCACCAACAGCATAGCAGACTATGGACGGCTGTATTCTTCTTTTGACGTAATCCATCTCACTATCATTACGCGGGTCGATGACCCGCTTAATGTGCTGCTGCCGGAGGTTGCCCTGCTGGCCCGGGCGGTGCTTAGCCAGTCGTTCAAATCGGTGCAGACTGACCTGTACACGTTGATCAACGAGCGGGAGCAGGGGGATAACTTCGGATATTCCAGCTCGGCCGGGCTGGCTTTTCTGCGTGAGCTGGACGGAATGCAGCTGCCGGACTATACGTTTAAAGCGCCGCTCCTCGTTACGGAGGACGGATTATCTATTCCTGTGTCCCACGGCCCTTCCGCCCTGTTTGATCTGGTTTACCTGCTCTCGGATAAAAATGAGCGGGGGATGAGCCCGGTGAACGGCATGGAGGATAACTATGAGATTATTGCGCACATCAGTCTGCTCAAGAACCGGGTGCGTCCTTCTTCCGATCAGGCTTCCGGTCACGGCGGCTACAACAATATGACGTTCAAAAGCGGCATCCGCGGCAGTACCGGCCGGCAGGGCTATGCCTCCGCCGGATTCTCGGCGGTGCGCAGGCCGAGCAAGCCGATTGCCATGGCGGTGCTGTACCATGCTTTTCATGTTCTGGCCGCGAAGCTGCAGACCGGCGGCGGCTGGAGCCTGCGCGACCGCCAGGCGCTGCTTGGCCTGACGCCGGAGGCACTGCGCGAGCGTGCTGCGGGTTTACTGCCCGATGAGGCGGGCATCGCCGAAATGACCGGTCTGATGAGCCACGGCCGTCCGTCCTACAGCGAGCTGAAGCCGCTCTCGCTGCGCGAGGCGGAAGCTTTGCTGTTCGGCGACGGCGGCGAGGCGTATTTCCGCAGCAACTTTGCGGATGGTTCCGCTGCGCGTGCTGCGGCCCTTGACCCTGCGCGCGAGTGGGCCACCGTACTGGCGGCTCAGGAGCAGGCAACTCCGCCGGTGACGTTCTACCAGCTGGCGGAGTGGACGGCCGAGCAGGGCGAGGCCGGGGGCAGTGTGCTGAACGCGCTGCGTCAGCACATGAATGGTTTGCGCTCGGCGCTGGCGGGCGCCGAGGAGGAGCTGGAGCAGTTCTACGCGCAGAGCGTGGAGCGCCAGCCGTTCCAGCGGGTGCCGCTGCTGGACAAGCGGACCGTGCGCAATTTCATTCATTATTTGTTTGAGAGTATATATAGTAGGAAATACGAGATTCTCAGGCTGAAGCTGGAGCTGGACATTGCGCTCCGCTATGATGCTGCACTGGAACAGCTGCATGCCGAGAGCAGAGCCAAAGTGCAGACGATGCAGGCGCTGGAAGAAGAGCTGCGCAGCCTTGCGCTGGCAAGCATTGGGCGGTCCGGCGAAGCAGTAGACCAGAATATCATGGAATACTACCGCACTGTGACCGCCGAGGTCATGCTGGACATTGAGACCCGGCGTGGGGCGGGCATTTTCTTCAGCGACCGTTTCATGGGCAGCATCTCGGAGCTGCTGCGCCAGGGCGGAGCGGCTGTTGTCCGCCGCCTGATCGACGTATGCCAGAGAGAGCTGCTGACAGCGGGGGCGTTCACCCTTCCCTTCGAAGAAGAGCTGCTGCGGCGGGCCAATGTTGCAGCGGCGTACGAGAACCGGGAGATTGTGTCCAGGGAGGAGCTGTTCAAGCAGCTCTATCTGGGTCTTGAAGACAGCGCGGCGATCAACGTCCGCCTGTTCGAATACACGCAGGAGCACCGCCATGAGGAAAAATATTTCTTCGGCGACAGCGGCTCCGAATTTCTGCGGTACGCACTGAATGCAGACGGAACAACCAGGATCTACCGCCTGGGCGTTGTCCACGAGCAGCGCCGGAGCGGAGTCGAGAAGCTTAACCTGATGGGCGGCTTCCATCTGGAGGACCTGCTCTATTACCGCAACGGCAAGGTATACTACGAAACCTATGTACAGAACGGTTATAGGCTGCACGGTGTAGATGAGGAGCAGTTGCCTGAGCTTAGGTAAGCAAGGAGTGCCGGAGGTTAAAGTGTGGTAATAATATTAATAAAATACTAGGAGAACTGAGGGGGCTGAGGTGCTTAGGAGTTGATGAACTAGGTGCTGATGTGCTGCGGAGCTAAGGTAACTAAGATGCTAGGTGCTGAGATGTTAAGGTGCCAAGGTGCTAGGGTGCTAAGGTGCTAGGGTGCTAAGGAGCTAAGGTGCTGAGTTACTGAGGTGCTAGGTTAGGTAAGTAAGTGTCTATAGTATTAAGTATAAAGCGTATTAGCATAGCACGTATTCCCGCCTCTGAAATCATCGAATGCTGGTAAACAGCTCAGATGAAAGGCAAAAATGCCTTTGATTTCAGCCAATGCAGGCAAACGGCCCGAATGAGAGGCAAAAATGCCCTTGAATTCGGCCGATGGGAGCAAACGGCTCAAATGAAGGGCAAAAATGCCCTTGAATTCGCCCGATGGGAGCTAACGGTCCAAATGAAGGGCAAAAGTGCCCTTCAATTCGGCCGATGCGGGCAAACAGCCCGAATGAGAGGCAAAAATGCTTCTCATTCCAGTTGATTCGCCAGCTGTGAGCAGCAAGGGAGTTTTTCCGCCGCCTATTTCGCCAGGGAACACACGTCCACGAGGATTACAGGCTGGCTGTGCTCCGGCAGCAGTATGAGTATAAATATTAGTTTGTTTCTGAAAGGATGAGGATGGATGCAGCGGAAAATCAATCTGCTCTTATTGTGTTTCAGCCTGCTTGGCGGCGGAGTGGCGTATGTGCTCGGGGAGCTGCTGCTTGGCCGCAGGCCGTATGATCTGCCGTCGATTATTATTGTCGGCCTTTATTTTGCCATTGTAGCATTTGGCATCCTGGTCGGTGCACTGCTGGCTGAGATGATCTCGCCGCGGCTGAACGGGCTGTCGTGGAAGCAGCGTTATCTGGGACTGTCATGGAAGCTGCTGCCGCTAGTGGTAGTCATGCTGTTTGGTCTCGGCACACTGATGGAGTTTGTATACGAGCTGAATTTTGGCGGCATTAAAGCGGTCAAAAATGTCGTTATGGTCATCGATGACTCCGGCAGCATGCAGCAGAGCGATCCGGCCAACAGCCGATATACCGCAGCCGAAGCGCTGGTACAGCAGATGGACAAAGATAATCAGGTGGCTGTAGTCACCTTCAGTCAGGAGGCTGCGGTGGTACAGCCGCTGATTTCACTTGAAAATACCGAAAGCCGTACCAAGGTATCGGAGGTCATTCGCAATCTGCAGACAACCGAAGGCGGCACGAACATCAGCGGTGCTCTGACCGAGGCTATGAATGTGATCAGCAGTGATGGAGAAGCCGGCCGGGGAGCCATGGTTATCCTGCTGTCCGACGGCTTCAGCGAATTTAACACAGCTACTGAGCTGAATGAATATAAAAGCCGGGGAATCGCCGTCAACACCATCGGGCTTGCGCTGGATGACCAGTCCGGCCCGCTTCTGCTGCAGGATATTGCTACGGCAACAGGCGGGCAATACTACGATGTTACCGATGCAGGACGCCTGGGTGAAGTGTTCCAGCAGATCTATGACCGGCTGGGCGACCGTACCCTGCTGACTGAGCGCAGCGATGCGACAGCAGACAGCCCTTATTATGCTGTTGTGCGGATTCTGGCACTGATACTGATCGGCACCGCACTTGGTATCGGGCTTGGCGTTGTGTTCGACAACCGTCATCTGGCCAAAAGCTTCGGCATCGGCGGCTGGGTAGCCGGTCTCTGCGCCGGTCTGATTCTCGAATTCGGGCTTAGCGGCCAGTCGTTCAGCGATGCATTGATCCGGCTAAGCGCAGTTCTGTTGCTGGCAGCTATTCTGTCACTCTTTACTTATGTGGTACCGGTTGGTGAAGGACGTCTGACCCGCCGCGGGAGAAGAGATGCAGCGGCTGCAGCGCCGGCATCGGGTGAATTCCATTCCCCACGCAGAAACAGGAACAGCAAGGGCTTTTAGAGCCCGGCAGCACAGCAAATGTTAATGTGAAGGGAGTAGACAGTCATGAGGTACGCCGAAGTAAATCCCTCTGCACCGGCAATCAGTGAAGTAACTGCCCGGGTAGAGGACCGGTTTTGTACGCTGAGATGGCGCTGGCCGGACGGCGTGCAGGCGGTCTGCATCCACAAAGAAACAGCAGAGGGGCTGGACCGCGGGGAGCTTCCGCCTTCCGGCATGAAGCTGTACACCCGTGAGGAATACAAAGCGAACAACGGATACCGGGACCGGATGGAAGACATCGGACTGGTGGTTTATACCGTATATGCACGGATCAACGAAAATGGCGAGACGCTGCTTATCAGGCAGCCGGACGGCTCAAACCGGATTACAGTCAGCGCCGGCAAGGCGAGAATTTATTTTTCCATCCAGCACAAAAAAGCGATATTTGCCAAGCAAAAAACAGTACATATGACGATTACCGCTGAAGTGCCGGTGCCGAAGGATGTACTCTGCTATGTCAAAAAGAGAGGCGGGTACCCGGCTTCCCGGGAGGACGGCGTGCTATTCCCGTTTGTGCAGGATTTTGCCGCCGGACGGAACATACTGCCGCCAATCGAGATCGGCAAAGAGGATTTTGTGCGGATTTTTTTCACCGATGGGCGTAAATACGGACAGTATTACGAGCTGGTACCGGAATAAGTGACCAACAGAAAGTAACGCTCAGACAACGAAGAAACGTTTGGGAGGGAAAAGAAAATGTCTTTTTTCAGCCGGTTTATGAAGAAAAGCCAGCCGCAGCCGCGGCCGCTTTTTTATGATATTGTGTGCCCTTACTGCTTCACGAAATTCCAGCCGGAGGAAGTGGTTTTCCGGGCTATGCACAGCCGTGAAGATGATGAAAATTACGCGCTGGGCGAAGATGATGCCTTGAACAAGTATCGTGAGCGCTTCGGGCTCGATACGGTGGATGATATGGAAGCGATACTGAATCCGGCAGATATTCCGGAAGAGTACCACCACTATACGGATCATGTGCTGACCGGGCTCACCGACCGCTACGGGGTGCTGACGCGCAGACGGCTCTGCCCGGCCTGCCATAACGAGCTGCCTGTAACCGCCGGCAAGGTGCCGAGCAACATCATTTCGATCATCGGGGCTTCCCAGGTCGGGAAGTCGGTGTATATGACCTCGCTGATTCATACGCTGCAGCATACGACGGCGGGACATTTTGACGCAGCCTGTATGCCGCTGAATGCCGAGATCAGCCGCAAGTTCCGCACGCTGTACGAAGAGCCTTTGTTTGAGCGCGGCGATCTGCTGGCTTCGACCCAGAAGGAAAAAATGCAGGAGCCGTTCATCTTCCAGTTCGTCTTCAAAGATGAGAGCAAGCCGCCGCTGACGCTGGTGTTCTTCGATGTCGCCGGTGAAGGCATGGTCGACCAGGATTATCTCGGCCTGCACGGCCAGCATATCAAAAACTCCGCCGGCATCCTGTTCATGGTCGATCCGCTGCAGATCCGCTCCGTCCGCGAGAAAATCCGCATCAACTACGGCGACAAGCCAGGTGAGTGGGTATCGCAGTATGATGAGCCGCGCGATGTGGTGCTGACGATGTTCGGCGATTTTATCGCTTATCAGGAGAAGAGTAAAACCGATATTCCGACAGCGGTTGTCCTGGCTAAAAGCGATATGCTGCATTCGCTCAAGGATGAAGACGGGGATTATATCAAGGCGAACAGCAATGTATTCAACAACTACGTGCACCGAAAAACGCTGAATCTGGATGAGTTCCACAATATTGACGGAGAAATCCGCCGGTTTATTGAGAAGGTGGACCGCCCGTTCAAGGATACGATGGATGTTTATTTTGCCAATACAGGATATTTCGCCGTGTCTGCGCTGGGCAGCAATCCGGTCAATCAGAAAATCGAAGGTGTGGTCAGCCCGATCCGCGTAGACGAGCCGTTTATCTGGCTGCTGCACAAGCTGAAATATATTGAGGGGAGCGACGGGCCGTGAACAGATTTTCAGGGTCCGGGATCACCCAGCAGATGTATACCCGACAGCGGCGCGGGGTTTACCGGTCAACCGAGGGCTTCGATACGGTAGCGAAATCGGAAAGCTTAGATAATAATTTTGTCAAAAAAATCCTCCATCCCTTCTGCCTCTACGATGCTCCGGCTGAGCTTAGCGCACGCGGTGAGAAGAATGAGGAGGTTTACCCGGCTGCACTGCACCTGTTCCATACGGAGACGAACGATACGGTGATCGGGCAGAGCCGCTATCTGGCGGCTGATTTTACGGGGCAGCGGAGCGCTTTTTTTGCCCATAACTTTATTGTGCCGCCGATCCGCTCTGAAGAGATTGTGGAGCAATACGGGGACTGGCTGCATGCGGATTTTGCGGTCAGCTATGAAGGCGAGCTTGGCGGGACCTTACCGGAGCTGGACCATATTCCTGTACAGCAGCGAGAAAGCCGGCCTGATCCGCTGACTGTGCTGCGTACGCTCGGTTTTAACGAAGAAACGTTCAAGGCCCTGCTGCAGGCGGTCATGCTCTCCGTAGCCGGGAAGAAAAAAATCTATATTGCGCTCGATGTGCCGATCAGCGAGATATCGCGGCATGCCGCCGGCCTGACAGAGGTCCTTTTCAGCGTGCTGCCTAACGATTTTCGCCGCAGACTGGGCGTGATTACGTATGCTAATGAGCCGCAGAGCCGCAAATACATTCATCTGACCTTTGTGGAAAAAGGCTCGCTGCGTCCCGGGGACCGCAATATCGAAAAGGATTATGTGTTCGATCTGGCTTCCGGCCGGATGCTGAATACTGATTTTGGCGGGACCCGGCAGCCCTTTGCCGAGCTGGTCTGGAAGACGCTTAACCGGAAGGGCAGCATGGAGGATTATGCCCGGTTTGCCGATTCCCTGCTGACAGGGGAAGGGGTGGAGCGTAAGCTGCAGCTGGCTGTTTACAATGAGCTGGCAGTCTTTTATGAGATTGAGCAGGGCGATGAGCAGTTATATACGGACAATAAAATCGCTGTGCTCAGCGGTTTGTTGTCCTACCTGAAGCCCCAGGGAGCGCTGGAGTCACGGGTGCGGCTGAATGATCTGTTTCTGGAACGGTTCGACCGCGAGTATGATGCCATCCGGCAGCGCGGGATTCCACAGCCTGAGGTGCTGGAGCAGTTTAAGGAATATTTTGAGCTGGAAGGACATAACTACCGCGGTAAAATCGTCGATTATTACATCAACGGCATGCTGAATGGTACAGCTGCGGGGCGCGGGGATGTGCTGGCTGCGGCTTATGGCATTATTGAGAGCAATGACGGGCTGAGTGCAGCTTTTTTCAAAAAAGTGCTGGGCCAGCCCGTATTCCGCAGACAGCTGCTGGAGCCCTATATGGAATCCCGGCTGGCTGCTTCGGTTGATTCAAAAGATGTGATGCGCTTCGTGTTCCATTGGGGACGCTTTTTACCGGAGGTGCTGCAGCAGGACTTTGCCCGGGACATGGTCAAGGAGTATCTGCTTGAGAGGCTGGCCGGGGATAACAATCCTGTGGCTGCCGTAGCGGCTGCCCATGATTTTGTCGAGAAGGCGGAAAAAGAGCGGCGCAGAGGCAGCGGCCTCTATCCGGAGGCGATGTCGCTGCTGCTGGAGCTGGCGAATGCGGCGGACCGCTTTTTGCTGAGCCGTGTGGATTTGGACGAGCTGACGCTGGAGCAGCTGCTGGATATTTCGTTCCTGCGCTACCGCGACTCCGAGGACTGGCAGCCGCCGCTCGATTCGATCAGCAGACGCAAGGCGAATGCCCTGCGGGCGGCCTACCGCTGGTTTGGCGAGGAGAAGCCGGATGAGGGGATTTTTGCCGGACTTGCTCCGCGTGAGCTGGACGATGTGCAGCTGCTCGGACGGCGCTGGCTGAAGGATATGCGCGGAGCAGAGCCGTTTGAGCGTCTGCCGCTGGCGTTCTATCATATCAGTGAGCGCGAAGACGGGCCACTGGATTATGATGCACTGCTGGAGCTGGTTATGCGCAAGGCGGGCGGAGATAAAGAAACGGTGTACCGCTTCTTTGACTGGTCGCAGGGCAGCAGGCTGTTCACGGTTTCTAATAAAAAGCTGTGGCCGGGATATAAGCGGGCCATTCTGAAGTACTTCATGAACAAAGACCGTGAAGCCTTCAAAAACCGGGATTTCCGCAAAAGCTATGTAGCTGCCGCAGGACCGGCACTGCAGAATGTTTATAACGAAGCCCGCAGCAAGCTGGCTTCACCGCTGGCGCGGTGGGTCAGTCGCAGCCGATTTCAACTCCTGATCAGCGGCACCATTCTGGGGCTTGTGATCATCGGGGTGATTATTGCAGTCAGCCTGCTGCGCCCGGACCCTGCCGATACAGCGCAGCCGGAGAATAGCTCCGGAACCGGCGCGGTTACCGTTGCGCTTGGCAGCGGCGGTACAGCCGGCACCCGGTTGGTGTTCACCTTTGCCGGTGCCGCAGAGTGCTCCGCCTTTAAGCCGGCGGAGATTGGAATCGTGTCCGGGGATAAGGTGACGGACACGTACGATGTTGTTGCGACGACAGGCAGCTGCCTGACGGCGTTGCCGGAACCGGGAGCCGCGGGTGACAGCGGCTCTGGTGAGGACGGCGCAGCGGCGGGCAACGCCGGCGGCGGAACGGGCGGCAACGCGTCCGGGAACGCGGGAGCCGGGACAGACGACGCAGGGGCGGGCAACGCCGGCGGCGGAACGGGCGGCAACGCGTCCGGGAACGCGGGAGCCGGGACAGACGACGCAGCGGCGGGCAACGCTGGCGGCGGAACGGACGGCACTGCGTCCGGGAACGCGGGAGCCGGGACAGACGACGCAGCTGCGGGTAATGCTGGCGGCGGAACGGACGGCACTGCAGGCGTTGGGGCAGGAGACGGGGACGTGTCCGTCTCTTCTCCGCCGTCAACCGGCCAGCAGGGCGCCGGGGCTTACCAGGTCACAGTTGACCTGAAAGCGGGTGCCGTAATTGCAGCCGGAAGTATGATTACAGCCGGTGAGTACAAGCTGATTGTTCAGCCTGACCCGGCAGCGGGGGCCATCGCTTCACCGGCGGTGCAGCCTTCCGCTACAGCTGGAGCAACGCCTGACGATTCTGCTGGTGCGGGTGGCAACGGTGGAAATGATGCCGTTGGCAACAATACGGTTGATGGGGATAATACAAACAAAGCGGGCTCTAATGATGCTGATGCTGAGAGGACTCCCGGGGCGGAGTAGCCCTGTTTTGCATAACTAATTAATGTACAAATTAACTTGATCCTGAACAGTACCGGTGGCCGGATGGCGGCGCGGGTACGTTCAGGATTTTTTTCTGCGGATGGGGAGGAGTATTACTAAATGTGAGTTACATTGAACCTTGAACTTTGAATCTTGAACAGCTGAACCGTTCACAGATATTCGCAACAGCTCGCAACAATGCGCAGACAGCTGGGCAGGTGCGTTCCTGATAGCGTTCCTAATGATTTTGCAGCGAACGAGCTGGAACTAAGTGGATTTTAGACAACTAGTTTCTGCTAAAATCAGCGAAGGACAGAACTAAGTGGAAATTCGCTACTTATTTGAGGAGAATTCTCCTAAAAGTGCTAAAACCTGGTGAATTAAGTGTCCATTTTCCACTTAGTTACACTGAAATGGGGATTTCGGCGGAATTAAATTGCTTTTTTCCAACTAGCTCGCGTGTCCCCTTATATTTGAGGGTGAAGCAGCCTCAGGATAGGTTAGTTTGAAGGCGGGAACTTGGTGGCGGATCAACGTGCGGTTGGATAGGCCAGAGTAAGAGTAAGTGTAAGAGTAGAGTAGAGTAGTCTGCAAGATGGGATAGTTTGCTGAAGTGGTAGTGTGAGTAATCCGAACAGCACAATCGTCCGGTGATGGCTGGGCGGGTGCATTCCTGATGGCGTTCCTGATGATTTTACAGCGAACGAGCTGAAACTAAGTGGATTTTAGACAACTAATTCCTGCTGAAATCAGCGATGGACAGAACTAAGTGGAAATTCGCTACTTATTTGAAGAGATTTCTCCGAAAAGTGCTCAAACCTGGTGAATTAAGTGTCCATTTTCCACTTAGTTACACTGAAATGGGGATTTCGGCGGAATTAAGTTGCTTTTTTCCAACTAGCCCGCGTGTCCCCTTCTATTTGAGGGTGAAGCAGCTTCAGGATAGGTTAGTTTGAAGGCAGGAACTTGGTGGCGGATCAACGTGCGGTTGGAGAGGCCTGAGTAAGAGTAGAGTAGAGTAGAGTAGAGTAAAGTAGTTTGATAGAAAAGTTGTTTTTGCGCGGCAGGTGTTTGTGGCAATTAAATGTGTGGTTGGAGCGGGCAGGTAGGAGCAGGGAGTCTGTATGTTTAGAGAGCCAGCGTGGTTGAGGTAGCTTTCCTATTAAGAGTATTAAGAGTAGTCTGCGTAGACGACGCCCTCCCCGTATAAGCCAATTGGTTAGAAGGAATAACGCCTAATCGTTTCCGGGCTTATCTAGCTGACATGGGATGGAAAGAGATTGTATCAGCTTTTCCTATGGACATAGAGGGGAATAGTAGATATTATTATGAATAATAAAATTTAATAAGCTATTGAAAAAGGTGCGCGTTCTATCCAGATAGAATCCGCTTAATAGGGAAGGCCGGTGCAAGTCCGGCGCGGTCCCGCCACTGTAAATGCTGAGCGACTCCTGATAAAGGTGCCACTGTCTGGCTGTTTAAGCCGACGGGAAGGTAGGGGGAAGCGATGAGGCATAAGCCAGGAGACCTGCCTTTTTCATGGACGTTTCACTTCTTCGTGGGGTAAGAATGCGGAACACATGCAGATGAACTGCGGCTAAAAAAAGGGTGTATTATGCGTTAGTGTGCCTTTTTGGAATATGAACTTGCTGATAACGGTCTTACTATCCGCAGGCTCCAATGACAGCCGATTAATTTGTATTCTTCCCGGCCGCCCTTAACAGGGGCGGTTTTTATGTTGCAATGGGGGAGCCCAGGCTTCCGGCTCTAATTCTCCCCCTGCTCCGGCAGAGACGGATACTTTCCCCAGAGGATGCAAATCCGGATTCTGCTGTCTGCTGTGCTGTAAAGCAAGTTCATTCTATTAACGGAAAAGAGGTTAACAATGAAGAAGAAATTTTCTGCCCGGTTTCTGAGACTTGGCCTGGCTTTATTGCTGGTTATCTCGATTATAGGAGGCGCAGTCGTTCCTTCCGGGCAAAGCTATGCTGCAGCGGACGCTTCGGCGGTTACAGGAACGGAAAGTGTAACGGAGTCTGTGTACGCAGCGGACGATTCCTCCGCTCAACTGCTGAGTACGCTGGCGGCAGCGGCGGTGAACGAACAGGTTAC contains these protein-coding regions:
- a CDS encoding tubulin-like doman-containing protein, which produces MKPVVREHIQQLDVSLGGGIVSDKIRVDTIDNPILIIGLGGTGIDALLRLKYQINRRFKLPEDPISKKKRDKPDNVEFLAFETNEQDRGKKYKGIGLDPQNEFVLLANAEIGGLLQNRSILDPYITEWLSPELSITDGMNGAAGVRQAGRLLLFTKINQVVGAIDKKIKTLSVGTNKKLMVFLLTGLSGGTGSGSFLDIAYIVRGIIERDYGAAGIDRVNTLGYLFTPDVNLSNKSLSEHTREYIRKNGYAALKELDYWMNVDSRGERFRQQYGNILTVNSPLPPFNLCHLISATNTEGKLLENAYDYCMNVTAENITNFMASEEKASGEEFAIHDYISNINTNIAQMNKTYPANYQYNIIGASSAVLPIEEMTTYLAYRLFDKMDKMFQQAPGQEDVEKFARKLGIDLDTMIKTFESRVPEPLPGYQNSERLSHANVIKNQVVDMDTELEQSFLSRAREEYIKAKKQLPGEITGRFGEELERIFLHPEQGPFYVSRLLYTEKGFCILKLIQSYIEALRESLLRLPRDIETAQDSAEEKLGDARSAFVSKEKKKNAYIEAKINEYWLHADVERTEQMIQFYEDLFELLNEENSRIYGVFTEILSALSTIFEKNGNILLNGDEQTDHRGNKTYYWNIVNVPDIAANISKLMDQKDGDDLIRDFAREMLKHSGRWVREQEIDIVRSISEFLTDKFGDLITRSMEDFLVMKYGREEPLDKFVERIIAGRLDEDAVPIFHLSNSSGSLHFPSWGFVSVPVKAPGILKGIRNYQNNALGKSQFTIKESEVKNRIFWLNTRNGVPLFVYTPLRVYEENYERTILDKEGIGRHLVMTDKNNWTYLPSPIPEKSWGDTYMNARVREYNARVRADFERALASGVIIEKGLDENTSSRYSVIFTKPFDIDKLLSGYDLQLGSSRPNLGEVKKAADELRSLRENGLERESVKDIFGSINKEMAQENLIRSPQLIARVREELVKYDSLAAKAAELDALLRQYLDEDKWLDQFIEALYTDTIVKKGALYVYDRDEEEDAWEPFANLMKERSYVEYAVYRHFRALDEKSRSVLLRKAARRSGEMTAAEDVTPLLYKLEGLYVSFLEARDSLEYERVEHADGDEMYGFYKSLTGKLASIRRKLK
- a CDS encoding transcription initiation factor TFIID, yielding MIRTEALVYAERYAAQEEALHSKGDGRSSIHYPALFLFLGDKVSAAIEPVLMRCERKWDNAAGVLALHAGAGRDSKEQRPSGSTDWEHKEQQPSGSAGRDHKEQQSAGGSRERVMTMALPDAAGRDPRTVRKDVYREFHEDGRYLAGMNRTLRRITNSIADYGRLYSSFDVIHLTIITRVDDPLNVLLPEVALLARAVLSQSFKSVQTDLYTLINEREQGDNFGYSSSAGLAFLRELDGMQLPDYTFKAPLLVTEDGLSIPVSHGPSALFDLVYLLSDKNERGMSPVNGMEDNYEIIAHISLLKNRVRPSSDQASGHGGYNNMTFKSGIRGSTGRQGYASAGFSAVRRPSKPIAMAVLYHAFHVLAAKLQTGGGWSLRDRQALLGLTPEALRERAAGLLPDEAGIAEMTGLMSHGRPSYSELKPLSLREAEALLFGDGGEAYFRSNFADGSAARAAALDPAREWATVLAAQEQATPPVTFYQLAEWTAEQGEAGGSVLNALRQHMNGLRSALAGAEEELEQFYAQSVERQPFQRVPLLDKRTVRNFIHYLFESIYSRKYEILRLKLELDIALRYDAALEQLHAESRAKVQTMQALEEELRSLALASIGRSGEAVDQNIMEYYRTVTAEVMLDIETRRGAGIFFSDRFMGSISELLRQGGAAVVRRLIDVCQRELLTAGAFTLPFEEELLRRANVAAAYENREIVSREELFKQLYLGLEDSAAINVRLFEYTQEHRHEEKYFFGDSGSEFLRYALNADGTTRIYRLGVVHEQRRSGVEKLNLMGGFHLEDLLYYRNGKVYYETYVQNGYRLHGVDEEQLPELR
- a CDS encoding vWA domain-containing protein yields the protein MQRKINLLLLCFSLLGGGVAYVLGELLLGRRPYDLPSIIIVGLYFAIVAFGILVGALLAEMISPRLNGLSWKQRYLGLSWKLLPLVVVMLFGLGTLMEFVYELNFGGIKAVKNVVMVIDDSGSMQQSDPANSRYTAAEALVQQMDKDNQVAVVTFSQEAAVVQPLISLENTESRTKVSEVIRNLQTTEGGTNISGALTEAMNVISSDGEAGRGAMVILLSDGFSEFNTATELNEYKSRGIAVNTIGLALDDQSGPLLLQDIATATGGQYYDVTDAGRLGEVFQQIYDRLGDRTLLTERSDATADSPYYAVVRILALILIGTALGIGLGVVFDNRHLAKSFGIGGWVAGLCAGLILEFGLSGQSFSDALIRLSAVLLLAAILSLFTYVVPVGEGRLTRRGRRDAAAAAPASGEFHSPRRNRNSKGF